The Carassius gibelio isolate Cgi1373 ecotype wild population from Czech Republic chromosome B18, carGib1.2-hapl.c, whole genome shotgun sequence sequence TTTGACTTTGTGCAGGCCTGGCTGGCTGAAAAGAATATTCACAGATATTGTCACTTTCACGGTGAAGTTAGTAGTGAAGTCACAGGTGAGTGTGTCTAGCATCTTGTTCTATACGATTCTGCTCTAATTTTTCAAATGGTAAAACAGAACATTAGATCTGAGCAAAGTCTTATACACCATTAGTATACTGTCCTTCTGTTTAACAAAATGACCGGGTTTCCTTTCTCTAACAGATCTGCAAGGAAATAAACAATGCAGCTAACATACTAGCAGACTTCATACAGGAGCAAGCAGGTAAAACACAGAGTTCTCATATTCTGTTTCTTTATGTCAAAGCCTTATGTGGTTTTGTGGTTGTTTCTGCTATAATgcaacttctctctctctctttctgatcaGAACTGTTTCTTAGTGATGGTGACATTGGTGTGGATATCTCTGTGACTTCTTCCCCAATCATCAAATCTAATTATATTGAATCATACCATAAGGTCTGATTACAAAGATATTATATTCAAAACTGCCTTCAAACAAATGCAAATCCATTGTTCAAATCCTTTGATGTGGTTACTCTTGTTTTTCTGATGCACAGGGGTTGGTTATTTACAATAATACGAAATCTGACCTCAGCACCTCTGTGTTTAACCCATCCCAACTGACCGAGAAACGCATGCTGAACTTCTGGATTTCTGATGGGCTTCTAGAGCCGCTAATGTCCGCTGCACACCATGATGGACGTTTTATTCGCAATATCTCTGGAACAGAACTCACGGTATGATATAATTAGATGTTTTggaggcatatatatataaatatatatatatatataagaactgTTGCAGTGAAgtacattaacattcacaataacaTCTATTTATTGAATGATTACGTAAATATAATTCCttgatttacctttgtaaagaaatttcttttttttttttatgtgatttatcTTTTATGTGATTTGTCTaggtgtaatatttttttctgactaTAGTGGATGcttttttaatgttgtattttgatttcaattttcattttattaatttaggttgtttttttgtctttaaatatgtcttttttttattttgtattttttttagtttaatacaTTAACTTAAACTATATTAACATGAGACATGTTGATTGGCTTTTTTTTAGccttttgaatattttaagttttatttttatacttttatagaattagttttagtttactataataaCCCTCAGATAAAGCTAAGAAGACATATTCTCTTGCTTGTGTCTATCTGTTGCAGGATCTGTTTCAGACAGAGCTGTCCTCAGCCAGGCCTGAATTGTTGAACAAGGTACTAAACACACCCATTACAATATTCAAACTACACAAAGGGGAGGAAATGACTGTCACATTTTATACTGCCATAGGAACATGCAAATAAGTGTTTTCCATTTGTAGCACACCAACTGCCATTTCGAAATGCACCTCTGTGTTTGTGGGAGTGTGATGacttttttactttctctttagTGGCTGTCTTCCGAGGGTCCGATGTTAAAGGCGAGGAGTGTGTCAGTTCCACACATGTGGACCACCACAGAGGGCACATCTGTCAGATCAGTGGCTGGAGTCGAGCTCTTACTGGACAGTCAAGTCATGCCAGCTCTTTATTTTGAGACAGTAAGCTAAAACACATTAGCTTAAAACACCCCATGCCCTGATATAAACaaatgatgatagatagatagatagatagatagatagatagatagatagatagatagatagatagatagatagatagatagatagatagatagatagatagatagatagatgacaaaatacatttatggTTTTTATTGTCTCTGTGATTACAGGATGTGACAGTTGTTGTTAATGCCTCATATGCAGAGAAGAAACTAATTCTTAAGGCCAGTGCAGAGCGGTAAGTTATAAAGGATATATAAAGATGAATTCTACAAAATAACCTAAATGACCGTTCATTTATTCTAAAAAATAAGTGTTAGGATTTCAAATTTCAGTGCCTgattcaaagtgtttttttttctgttttgtgacCATCTTAGTATTTCTATAACAAAAGTTTCCACATCAGAAGGACCCACTGAGgtgaaaataaagcactttatttttaaattatattatattttattatatgtgaccctggaccacttagccagtcataagggtcaatttcttAAAATTgctatttatacatcatctgaaagctgaaactctttgaatatctggaatctgaagatgaacaaaaaaaaaatctaaatacttataaaataatgtttaaagttgtccaaatgaagttcttagcaatgcatattactatgtTTATGGTGAGAAATATACAAAATAGCTtctggaacatgatctttacttaatatcctaatgatttttggcataaaagaaaaatcgatcattttgacccatacaatgttttttaggctattgctaaaaatatactccagcgacttaagacttacacgttttgtggtccagggtcacatattaacagtataatacattattttgtattatacattattttgtattatagcaattttttttatttgttataaatgtatattattttcataaatgttaTATGATCTCCTTTAAGATGGAGGAGAACTTGAGAAGTTATCTTCAGGAGGCTGTGGAAAAAATGGGAATCCCCAAAGTCATATCATGTAAGTCTGACCACCATGGCCAAGCAGTCAGCATGTCAGTCATGTGTCCCTTTCGTCATTTTTGATCTCTGTCCTCAGACCTGGAGCCAGAATTAACTGCTTTGATGGATGAACAGGGGCTCAATCTCTTTGACATCATCAATCCTGAAGTTTTACCTCAGGATGTGAGTATATTACACTTTTAAATATCCTTTGATTGTATTTAACACTGGCCACATAACATTATATGATACAGCAGAGTATCACAAAATCATTTGAACACTTTGAACattgttattttgtttctttaattGTGCTTGTACAGGGGTATGTGATAGTCCAGCTGGATTTTGGTTTTCCACATCATCTGCTGGTGGAATTCCTCAAAAGGACGCTGAATTGACAGTCCTGTCTCTATTGACTGTATGGTGTCTTTTTCATGCAAAAACATTTATGGATGTGCACACATACATCACgtaaacaaaaatatgaatgacTGTATTATAACTGTCTTTCTGCCATTATAGCTGGTATGTAAAGATCTTTAATGCTTTGTGTAGCTGTTCAGTGTTCAAATTGTTGTTAATATGAAAATGCGAATCACAATAATCTATTTTTATGACCTTCAGTAATATGATCTCATGACCTCCATAAAGCAATGTGGAGATTGTATTACCATTATTAAACATTTCCTGGTGTTGTCGCACATAATTAGGCTATGTGTTACACGTTTCTGGTTAAACCTGTTTTTCTTCTTTGAATGAAATCTTCTGTTACAGTCTTCAACTCTTTTAtgttgttctgttttatttttacttcaatTAAACTTAATTGTATACAAAGCGGTTTTCCCCGACTGCATCTTGATGTCCTTATAAGGGGTGCAATGATTTTATATCACCACTAGGTCAACATTCTATACATATCAACACTCCTGTCCTCAAATGCACTCCCTCGCACGAAAAGAAATGCATTATAACGACAAGCGTCACTGAAGAACTTTATGTAACGGTGTTTTTGATGCGTTACGGACACTTTTAAATCTATTCCGCAGCTCAATCagcataaaaaatatacttttaattaacAGCATAAACGctaaatgtattgtattatattgtattgtatcgtACAAtcacttaaaattaaaacataatttatttgatcttcaattaaattcattttaattgtatacaAAGCATTTTTTCCCTACGATCTTGTTCTTATAAGGGGTGCAGTGATTTGATATGACCACAGTGAGGCGCGAGTGTGCACGTTATTTCATTGTGTACGTCTCAACACTGCTGTCCTCAAATGCACTCTCTCACAACATGAAATGCGTTGTTTCGACGAACTTCAAAGAGAGaacttaaatgtgtttttgaagcGTTCCATACACTTTGAAATCGACTCTGCTGCTAATCGAACCAGTATAAcaaatatagttttaataataataataaaaaaacgcaaaatgtattgtatttcaaGCACGTTCCCTTATTACTAAATCACTGAATTCGTCATAAAGTGCATTTGGTTGTGATAGCATAGAAACGTAACCGAAAAATAACCCTTTCAACATGCTCAGTCGTCGAtagataaaatgttattttatattaaaacgcACTTTAATGACGCACTAGCGCAGTCTGGCGGGTTTGGTTTAATAGGCGCGCTAACGTCTCGTTCACGGCAGGATCCGTATTTTATTCTGCGTATGCGTATGGAAGAAATCGAAACCAAACCAGAGGattgtaagtttcattttcttcCCTTAAACTGGACCCTATGCGTTATGCCACCAGCGGTGAGTATTTACATCATATCAATTCATATTATAAACATAGAACATTTTAAATGCTTCTTCCGAGTTCATATTTTGATCAAAGCACATGGTCATTCATTAGCCTTCACACAAAGTGTCCAGGACTACAGTGGCACTGTCGTTCCCTACAGGACACTAAATGGGCACAAACTGCTatgtatttactatttattttactatattttagtcACTACATGCTTGGACAGAAACCTTCTAAACAAAAATTTAGCATGAGCTACATAATCTTTATATAGCGAACATTAGGCTACGTTGAAATACTATTGATAACAAGTACCATCATGAAAGGATTTACTACATAAAACAATAGAGAACAATAATTTGTCATGATAATTTGTCCGTTGCAACACTTTCTCTATTAAATTGTGAAAATTTGTTGTGTCAATATTAAGAGTAATCAATTGATCAGTATTTACAGCATTTAATTAAGGAACTGTAAAGTATACAAATGACTTATACCAATGCACATGCCTTTAGCATTTTCTAACAAAGGATGTAGTGTTAGACCACATGCACCGATGTCATAAACCTGCTGTCCTTTGCTACACGTTGTGTAGATCAGCACTCAACACCATTAAATTGATTGTGATGAGTAAGTTTTGTTTGAACTAAAAAGTTCTACAAAGCGAAATTAAGGATTTCTTTCTCCCCAGCTAATGGATGAGGATGGAAATGGTGGACTTGCCTGGGGACATCCTGTCACTGGTGGCCCAGGAGGCCAGTGCACTGGTAGAATTGCTCTGCGAACAAAACAGTGGTGTTCTGGATCGGATCTTCGCCTTAGTGGAACCTAAAACACTGGATCACATACGATCACTAACCAACACCAGAGACCGTGTCTCAGCCATTGTAGATTACTTTAAGTCTTCAGACCGAAACACATGTACACGGTTTCTCACCACTGTATATCAGTACAGTGAAAACATTCCCTTTCTTCTGGAAACTACACTGGTGTCCTTAGCAGGCTACACACCTGGTAagccatttgcatttttttttaaagttatactTTGTGGATATGCTGCAGCGTTACCCTCGGCATACCATACTGGACATATTTACAATTAGattaaaagcatacatttaatatgaatcgttatttaatttaacaacatattCTATACAGTTTATACTATGATGTTTACAATTATGTCTCGACACAATTTTAAGCtttgaaatgaaagtgaaagtatcttgaagatgataaaaaaagaagctattaTTTAAAATACGAATGTTATTGAATTCTGggttataattattaaatgaagttaaataattttttattttctatgctTTTAAGGAGCAAACTGCAATCATACATGTGATACTGTTGATTCATCACATTCACCCAGTGTGAAACGTCCACGGCtaggtatgttttatttttaaagacacaCCCATTTTGAATTTAGATTCATTGTGAAAGCAATCGCTCTGAGCAAATCAACTGTTAAATTTGCTTTGGTAGACAGCAACCCATTAGCTATTCAACAAGAAGAGCTGCATTTGTACAATTTCTTATATTAacccaaacaaaaataattaacatatttgctttacttttactttactaaatcaaaaaattattacttctctctctctctctctctctctctctctctctctctctctccctctctctcctctctctctctctctctctctctctctctctctctatatatatatatatatatatatatatatatataaataaatatataaatatatatatatatatatatatatatatatatatatatatatatatatatatatatatatatatatatatatatatatatatatatatatatataaagatctgCTGCAAAATTTACTTCAACTAGCATTACTTTGAGCTGGTTATTCAAAGGAAAAACATTTGCTACAGGGTTGGTCCTTAAAGTGGTTTCTAAACCAAGCAGGAACAGTACACCTATCCAAAGATTAGTTTGAAACTGAAAtttgttattaatgttaaaattgtcattgatataataataattctaagcCATCCCCAAGtcataaaaatttattttgttatatacccatatttaacaaaatatcaaaccaactggcacaatcatttatttgttatttgtttggaGATAGCACATggtttaatatttcatttctgaAACAATAAcattcatagatttttttttcataaaaaagtcTTTTTAAGGCTTTTGTATGAATTGCAATTTATATTCATGATACCTACTGTAAACTCTAAAAAAAGAGTGAGTTAAAAACAACCTAATTTGGGTTATTTCTAACCCATGGTCTGGGTAAATACAGGACAGAacacattttggaataattttacCCAGCAAATGGGGTGTTTATTTGATCCAGCATAATAGGTCGATTTAACCCAGCATACGGGTTGATTCAGTTTTGGTGAATCAACCCATATGCAAAACTTTAGATTGTTGCCCTGCATTTTACCCATAGCTATAGCTCATGCTGTAACTTACTCTAACCTGCCCATAAACAAACAGTATACATCATTGAGGACATATctaacattttaaagtatttatattctttatatctttatgaataaaatcatttattttatgcaaGGCTTCAGGCATTTCCATCACGCAAAAAGACAGATACGACACTCATGTATATTGCtatgtataaaattaaatgatatacagtacagaaacGATTTTATAGATGcaataaaatgtacacaaacttTTTACCAAAGAAATGCATCGATTTGATGGCAGCTCTCTCTTCTTCTGAAAAGGATGCAAATACACTGAAATAAACAACTCAACCACTGGGTTACATTACGTCTAACCAAGGATCTGGGTAACACAAAAACTACCAAACAGTCGGTTGTTATGTCTGAACCATAAGCTGGgtacagggccgtgcagagacctttggaggggcaggtgctcaaagtataaaaggggcacatggaacaaggctttaaatagcgcggttcaaaatagcaatacagcaatatattgtgaagcATTCcttgtttttaaaaagaaaaagattagaagagacaattgtaagtttaaaagtaaaaaaaaaaaaaaaaaaaaaatatttccacctaataatagctctgggattagaaactgaaatgtcttaaattgtcccaacctgaaggctttttcttctctgttctacagaataattaagaacagctgttacagtaaaaactacagaaaacactctacattttcctctttctcaccagcctctgtctcctggcttgcttacctgctctttctgtcacttgtgcttctacatttgcctctttttcttcctctatctccatctcctcatctgatctattactttccagtctctgtccatctaagaacaaggcacaatctactatttcattatcaatctattattttaaccatcactactattcttgcacctaatcaataagtccaccttaaatattgatacaaaacaataaacaactgagtcatgctatgaaagcactgtataacttatataggcttatgttttatttatttttcctttttattcaaaacaattccaaacatgcttaatatatcaggaaatatctcgattctcaaacgtataagtaaacgcgttttgcacctttatagattgttatttgatcaataaatggaaaggtagtgtaatctattaactacacataaaaccccgaCTTTTTACTGAAGTGCCATaacatgccataaaatatttttaatacgactgaatttgcatttaatgtaaattttaattacaatattgtaagttacttattttaaaactttcatttttcagagagtaaagaacatttacattatcaaataacattttcattcagtttagcCAGAggtcaggcactctcaaaaactaccattacaatcactgaagcactttacattacattatgcacatcaggttttttttttttagttttctctctctctctctgcagaaagaattcgctaaataattcagtcagcgagcaagtgaacaaaaacagtgcgtttcatgatgactcttctgcacgtctccgattggccattgcattcgcgcaacagaaacgttgattggttatcatgaagcattgtacgaacgtctctggctcagcgccagccagcgaacacagatttgaatttagtaGCTGAtgctgaacgatctaatcacaacagtgtgattatataaaatatataaaaaatattattctgctgttttttttttttggtcgtttggaagctgcatttaaaatcaacttggctcagaaatctttgaatgggcatgacgcctctgccttcgatgcctgtgaaacgtttctccctcaaacagcacgctaacgttactctacactacaggctacacaccacaatataaacaacatatctgcatgttctcacatcacgtcgttcttgtaaaataataataagtaaataaatatcaaaatcacttcgctgagaatgaaacaccacttaccagctttcgcggtaatgaaaataatatcctctgacaattaaaaaatgcgcgtgcagcgtgACGAATCGTCCCGGTCGGATGAGGAGGTCGTCGTCAGGTCAAAAGtcatgttggtcatcttattgacggctaaattattattaaaaattttactaatatttagattgggcatgagcaggcattcacaaaaggaaacgttatgacaaaaaaaaaaattagaggaaattttgctttgacaaaagggcactttgggcatcaaagggcaaaggggcaggtgctcaagcacccaacgcccccccccccccccccccctctgcaCGTGCCTGGCTGGGTAACACAAAAACTACCTAAATAGTGAAAACATAACCCCAAAAAATGACCCAAAAAGCTCAACCCAGCATTAGGGTTGAAAAAATAACCCAGGAtttttttatagtgtaataaTAATGCTTTGACTTTCTTACTTAGATCATGTACAGAACTACATGGATGCTCTTAAATCCATGGTACTGCAAAAACATGAGTCAGTGGCACAAGCTGTAGTAAAAGACATCCGTCTGGAAGACACATGGGTGTATTTAAGACACAGGAACCCTCCACGAGTGAAGGACAGGACTATCCAGCCTCAAGCCTCTCTAGACAACCATGAAGGAGAAGAATCAGAGCATAAAGTTTCTGTTGAGTCTCTTTTGAAAACCACCAGCAGGGTTGTGACGCTGCTTGGCCAGGCTGGATCTGGTAAGACCCTGCTGGTTCACTGCCTCGGTCGTGACTGGGCTGAAGGTTCCTTCCCATCTATTCACCTGCTGTTCCTGCTGGAGTTCAGGCAGCTCAATCTTATCTCCCGTGATTTGTCCTTGAAAGAACTACTCTTTCTCTTCTATCC is a genomic window containing:
- the cetp gene encoding cholesteryl ester transfer protein produces the protein MERSAALLLVLALVNLSCCCLDPPAAYRFTGVVCRLTHPAAVVLNEKTTEVIQAAFQHAKYPSVEGQRSIGFGTVKYGFHNLEIYNLSIGKSEFELMENKGIGISISNVSAVFKGTLNYGYGSWLLDLKQSVDFEVESQIDLVINPKLYCGKGKVAADTSDCYLTFHKLKLLLQGDREPGWLKRIFTDIVTFTVKLVVKSQICKEINNAANILADFIQEQAELFLSDGDIGVDISVTSSPIIKSNYIESYHKGLVIYNNTKSDLSTSVFNPSQLTEKRMLNFWISDGLLEPLMSAAHHDGRFIRNISGTELTDLFQTELSSARPELLNKWLSSEGPMLKARSVSVPHMWTTTEGTSVRSVAGVELLLDSQVMPALYFETDVTVVVNASYAEKKLILKASAERISITKVSTSEGPTEMEENLRSYLQEAVEKMGIPKVISYLEPELTALMDEQGLNLFDIINPEVLPQDGYVIVQLDFGFPHHLLVEFLKRTLN